A region from the Wansuia hejianensis genome encodes:
- a CDS encoding rhomboid family protein, translated as MKFLNKMERKFGKYAIRNLTKYIILTYIVGYVLLLISSYSSFNVLSWLTMNPGAIMRGQVWRLVTWVLMPPGSLDVFTIIMLICYYQLGSILERTWGAFLYNVYIFFGLIMTVIGAFIMYFAGGALLIEMTGGMLFSTYYVSLSIFLGFAMTFPDQQMLFMFIIPIKIKYLALVDVVYLVYNMIQGGWVSRVMIICSLASTILFFLGTRNYQRFNPKERKRKKDFTKAMGYGQARGGGRVAKHKCAICGRTELDDPNLEFRFCSKCNGNYEYCQNHLFTHEHVK; from the coding sequence ATGAAATTTTTGAACAAAATGGAACGCAAATTTGGTAAATACGCGATCCGTAATCTTACGAAATATATCATACTGACGTATATTGTCGGATATGTACTCCTGCTGATCAGCAGCTACAGTTCATTCAATGTTCTGAGCTGGCTGACGATGAACCCTGGGGCGATCATGCGCGGCCAGGTATGGAGGCTCGTGACCTGGGTGCTGATGCCGCCGGGTTCTCTGGATGTATTCACGATTATCATGCTGATTTGCTACTATCAGCTGGGTTCTATTCTGGAACGCACCTGGGGTGCATTCCTCTATAATGTCTACATCTTTTTCGGCCTTATCATGACGGTAATCGGCGCGTTTATTATGTATTTTGCCGGCGGAGCCCTGCTGATTGAGATGACTGGAGGGATGCTGTTCTCCACATATTATGTCAGCCTTTCAATATTCCTGGGATTTGCCATGACTTTTCCCGATCAGCAGATGCTGTTTATGTTCATTATACCGATTAAGATCAAATACCTGGCACTGGTGGATGTGGTGTATCTGGTCTACAACATGATACAGGGCGGATGGGTCTCCCGTGTGATGATCATCTGTTCACTGGCCAGCACGATTCTGTTCTTCCTGGGGACGAGGAATTACCAGAGGTTTAATCCCAAGGAGCGGAAGCGGAAGAAGGACTTTACGAAGGCCATGGGCTACGGCCAGGCCAGGGGCGGCGGAAGGGTTGCCAAGCATAAATGTGCCATCTGCGGGCGGACGGAGCTGGACGACCCGAATCTGGAATTCCGGTTCTGCTCCAAATGTAACGGTAACTATGAATATTGCCAGAATCATTTGTTCACACATGAGCATGTCAAGTGA
- the pyk gene encoding pyruvate kinase gives MKRTKIICTMGPNSDKPGLLEGLVDAGMDVARFNFSHGDHAEHKLRMDRLKAIREEKKIPVAILLDTKGPEIRTGLLEAGRKVSLEEGDTLVLTTEEIVGNAQKVSISYRELPSDLKEGDTVLIDDGLIELKVMALTDTEITCRIINGGELGERKGINVPNVAVNLPAITDKDKSDILFGIEQDVDYIAASFVRKAEDIREIKRFLSEHGGDHIDVIAKIENAEGVENIDEIIAVTDGVMVARGDLGVEIPAYKVPHIQKTIIEKCNHHYLPVITATQMLDSMIRNPRPTRAEVTDVANAIYDGTDAIMLSGETAMGKYPIESVEMMVHIALETERFLKFESYRDVEVARDSASVSSAVGFAAVDMVEHINAACIATPTMSGQTARLISNLRPSVPIYAVTPHEWAKRKMQLYWGVKSVTGYMEDSTENIISHALYMIVREKLVKKGEMVIFTAGDPATNEVSNEGNATNMLHIAQVK, from the coding sequence ATGAAGCGAACGAAAATTATATGTACGATGGGTCCGAACTCAGATAAACCGGGGCTGCTGGAGGGCCTCGTAGATGCAGGAATGGATGTGGCGCGTTTTAATTTTTCCCATGGAGATCACGCGGAACATAAACTGAGAATGGACCGCCTGAAAGCGATCCGGGAAGAGAAGAAGATCCCTGTCGCCATACTTCTGGATACCAAAGGCCCGGAGATCCGGACGGGATTGCTGGAAGCCGGACGGAAGGTCAGCCTGGAGGAAGGAGATACCCTGGTACTGACCACGGAAGAAATCGTGGGGAATGCTCAGAAGGTTTCTATCAGTTACCGGGAACTGCCGTCGGATCTGAAGGAGGGGGATACAGTCCTGATTGATGACGGCCTCATCGAGCTGAAGGTAATGGCCCTGACGGATACGGAGATCACATGCCGGATTATTAATGGCGGGGAGCTGGGAGAGCGGAAGGGGATTAATGTGCCGAACGTGGCAGTCAATCTTCCGGCCATCACAGATAAGGATAAGAGCGATATCCTGTTCGGAATTGAGCAGGACGTGGATTATATAGCGGCTTCTTTTGTGCGGAAGGCTGAGGACATCCGGGAGATTAAAAGGTTCCTGAGTGAGCACGGCGGAGACCATATTGACGTCATTGCGAAGATTGAGAACGCAGAGGGCGTTGAAAACATTGATGAAATTATTGCTGTGACAGATGGAGTGATGGTCGCCAGGGGCGACCTGGGTGTGGAGATACCCGCCTACAAGGTGCCGCATATCCAGAAGACGATCATTGAAAAATGTAATCATCATTATCTGCCGGTTATTACAGCGACGCAGATGCTGGATTCCATGATCCGGAACCCGCGGCCAACCCGGGCTGAAGTGACAGATGTGGCCAATGCGATCTATGACGGTACAGATGCCATCATGCTGTCAGGGGAGACAGCCATGGGCAAATATCCCATTGAATCGGTTGAAATGATGGTGCATATCGCGCTGGAAACAGAGCGGTTTTTAAAATTTGAAAGCTACAGGGATGTAGAGGTTGCCAGAGATTCTGCCAGCGTATCCAGTGCAGTCGGCTTTGCGGCAGTTGATATGGTGGAACATATCAATGCCGCCTGTATTGCCACGCCAACCATGTCGGGGCAGACGGCCCGGCTGATCTCCAACCTGCGCCCCAGCGTGCCAATCTATGCGGTGACTCCCCATGAGTGGGCAAAAAGGAAGATGCAGCTCTATTGGGGCGTGAAATCTGTAACAGGCTATATGGAAGATTCTACGGAGAATATCATATCCCACGCGCTGTACATGATCGTACGGGAAAAACTTGTTAAAAAAGGTGAAATGGTTATTTTTACAGCCGGAGATCCGGCAACCAACGAGGTGAGCAATGAGGGCAATGCCACCAACATGCTTCACATCGCACAGGTGAAATAG
- a CDS encoding diaminopimelate decarboxylase, which produces MKKPFVSKDKLTEIVKEIPTPFHLYDEKGIRENAKAVKEAFSWNPGFREYFAVKANPNPTLIKILREYGCGCDCSSMTELMLSDAMGFTGDEIMFSSNVTPACEYEMAEKIGAIINLDDITHIDFLEKTLGYIPKKISCRYNPGGLFKISNDIMDNPGDAKYGMTTEQLFDAFRILKSKGAEEFGIHAFLASNTVTNEYYPMLAEVLFELAVKLQKETGCHVSFINLSGGVGIPYRPDQEPNDIRVIGEGVRQVYNKVLTAAGMGDVSIYTEMGRFMMGPYGCLVTTAIHEKHIYKEYIGCDACAVNLMRPAMYGSYHHITVMGKEDAPCDHKYDVTGSLCENNDKFAIDRMLPKIDMGDLLVIHDTGAHGFAMGYNYNGKLWSAEVLLKEDGSYEMIRRPETPKDYFATLDFTPEYRKMFG; this is translated from the coding sequence ATGAAAAAACCATTTGTGTCAAAGGACAAATTAACGGAGATTGTGAAGGAGATTCCAACTCCCTTCCATCTTTATGACGAAAAGGGCATTCGTGAGAACGCAAAGGCAGTCAAGGAAGCTTTTTCATGGAATCCGGGGTTCCGTGAGTATTTTGCGGTAAAGGCGAATCCCAATCCTACATTGATTAAGATATTGAGGGAATACGGCTGCGGCTGTGACTGTTCTTCCATGACGGAGCTGATGCTGTCGGATGCCATGGGATTTACTGGCGATGAGATCATGTTCTCTTCCAACGTAACGCCTGCCTGTGAATATGAAATGGCAGAAAAGATAGGAGCCATTATAAATCTGGATGATATCACCCATATTGATTTCCTGGAGAAAACTCTGGGATATATCCCAAAGAAAATCAGCTGCCGTTATAATCCCGGCGGATTGTTTAAAATCAGCAATGACATCATGGACAACCCTGGCGATGCCAAATATGGGATGACGACGGAGCAGCTGTTTGACGCGTTCCGGATTCTAAAATCTAAGGGAGCTGAGGAATTTGGAATCCATGCCTTTTTGGCCAGCAACACCGTGACCAATGAATATTATCCGATGCTGGCGGAGGTGCTCTTTGAGCTGGCTGTGAAGCTGCAGAAGGAGACAGGCTGTCACGTAAGCTTTATCAATCTTTCCGGCGGTGTTGGAATTCCCTACCGGCCAGATCAGGAGCCTAACGATATCCGGGTGATCGGCGAGGGCGTCCGTCAGGTGTACAATAAGGTATTGACGGCAGCAGGTATGGGGGATGTGAGCATTTATACAGAGATGGGACGTTTCATGATGGGCCCCTATGGCTGCCTGGTCACCACCGCCATTCATGAGAAGCATATTTATAAGGAATACATCGGCTGTGACGCTTGCGCGGTTAACCTGATGCGCCCTGCCATGTATGGATCTTATCATCATATCACGGTGATGGGCAAAGAGGACGCGCCCTGCGACCACAAGTACGATGTGACAGGCTCGCTCTGCGAAAACAATGATAAGTTCGCTATCGACCGGATGCTTCCGAAGATTGATATGGGTGATCTCCTGGTAATCCATGATACCGGTGCGCACGGCTTTGCCATGGGCTATAACTATAACGGAAAGCTGTGGTCCGCTGAAGTGCTGCTGAAGGAAGACGGCAGCTACGAGATGATCCGCCGGCCGGAGACACCGAAGGATTACTTTGCCACACTGGATTTCACGCCGGAATACAGGAAAATGTTCGGTTAG
- a CDS encoding ABC transporter substrate-binding protein, translating into MKNAVKMASVLTAFVLAVSLGACGAKQNQTADQSKPKHTGSSAADSSAGSAKDKTAGGSERGTRTVTDALGREVEIPSVVDAIVPLGNAPRMVAYLGVADMVVGIGECETADSPIKAYAYVNEKNWSGLPNCGTDAMGETAYYPEEIITAAPDVILCTYTEDAANDIQKQTGIPVVAVSQGTLFDEDYDEALRILGEVCGVSDRAEELIAYIKQCLEDLETRTESIPDENKPSVLGAAATFKGSHGIEGVYSNYPVFAEIAAKDMAVGISDTVGGLLVDKEQILSWNPDMIFLDYSGVELVRADYAENPDYYQQLKAFTDGNVYQWPNSTWHWSNVEIPLVSAYYTAMLLYPDAFSDVDFEEKASEIFDMFLGEPDYLSVLEDAGAGYGKVTFGE; encoded by the coding sequence ATGAAGAACGCGGTGAAAATGGCCTCTGTTCTGACGGCGTTTGTACTGGCGGTGTCTTTGGGCGCATGCGGCGCTAAGCAGAATCAGACGGCAGATCAGTCAAAGCCAAAACATACAGGAAGCAGCGCGGCGGACAGCAGCGCAGGAAGTGCGAAAGATAAGACAGCGGGCGGCAGCGAAAGGGGTACCAGAACAGTGACTGACGCGCTGGGCCGGGAGGTGGAGATTCCGTCGGTTGTGGACGCGATTGTTCCGCTGGGAAATGCGCCGCGCATGGTGGCATATCTCGGTGTTGCAGACATGGTTGTGGGAATTGGGGAATGTGAAACAGCCGACAGTCCGATTAAAGCTTACGCCTATGTGAATGAAAAGAACTGGAGCGGGCTGCCCAACTGCGGAACGGATGCGATGGGGGAAACTGCCTATTATCCGGAAGAGATCATTACGGCCGCCCCGGATGTGATTCTCTGTACTTATACAGAGGATGCGGCGAATGACATTCAGAAGCAGACAGGTATCCCTGTAGTGGCAGTTTCCCAGGGGACCCTCTTCGATGAGGATTATGACGAGGCGCTCCGCATATTGGGTGAGGTCTGCGGCGTGAGCGACAGGGCGGAAGAATTAATTGCCTATATCAAACAGTGCCTGGAAGACCTTGAGACGAGAACGGAATCGATTCCTGATGAGAACAAGCCGTCTGTACTGGGAGCCGCTGCCACCTTTAAGGGCAGCCATGGAATTGAAGGCGTATACTCTAACTATCCGGTTTTTGCTGAAATCGCGGCGAAGGATATGGCCGTGGGGATTTCGGATACGGTAGGCGGGCTTCTGGTGGATAAGGAGCAGATCCTTTCCTGGAATCCGGATATGATTTTTCTGGATTACAGTGGCGTAGAACTTGTCAGGGCAGATTATGCGGAAAATCCGGATTATTATCAGCAGTTGAAGGCTTTTACCGATGGAAATGTATATCAGTGGCCGAATTCCACCTGGCACTGGTCGAATGTGGAGATCCCTCTGGTGAGCGCGTATTATACCGCCATGCTTCTCTATCCGGATGCTTTCAGTGATGTGGATTTTGAAGAAAAAGCAAGCGAAATATTCGATATGTTTCTCGGAGAGCCGGATTATCTCAGCGTGCTGGAAGACGCCGGCGCGGGCTATGGGAAGGTCACTTT